In Caldicellulosiruptor obsidiansis OB47, a single window of DNA contains:
- a CDS encoding HD-GYP domain-containing protein: MKLRRSLWLGVFEFFLFFLIGFPLAVQVAELFFHIRKPIIEYFQIVTLFLAIVFFTVFYIIRYSGMLKKYEVFEKKQKFIIKKLKEEKDNIEKSYFDSIQLNKEMTNIVKRLIETERDLREKNEWLKNFFELSTRIISLSTVENIVATVGEYSLGSLQFFRMSVYHDGDDRTFRILGQFGQKDAHEHLLLNRAKEDTNIAYKIENKNIVKIAIPVVSEEKCEGICFYGIKCKSTLSEDIEYYISLCNFITIAIKNAIYYSNLKKQKSEIEDLYEKSTYMNEKLRETVEELNKSKAELEKKNKEIEKFFYETILCLSKAIEYKDVYTKGHCERVQNIALKIADELSLSQEEKDVLKVACLLHDIGKIGVKEDILNKRGSLEAHEYVEIQKHPLIGYNILKDLDFTERIKKVVLQHHERVDGRGYPFGLKDKEIDLLAKIVAVADAYDAMTSDRPYRKAFDKETALSEMKRCAGSQFDTTIVEKLLNLAQKGLVMFL, translated from the coding sequence TTGAAACTTCGAAGGAGTTTGTGGTTGGGAGTTTTTGAGTTTTTTCTTTTCTTTTTAATAGGTTTTCCACTTGCAGTTCAGGTTGCTGAACTTTTTTTTCATATTAGAAAACCCATCATTGAATATTTTCAAATTGTAACCTTGTTTCTTGCAATTGTATTTTTTACAGTTTTTTATATTATTAGATATAGTGGTATGTTAAAGAAATATGAAGTATTTGAGAAAAAACAAAAGTTTATAATTAAGAAACTAAAAGAGGAAAAGGACAATATTGAAAAAAGTTATTTTGATAGTATTCAACTGAACAAAGAGATGACAAATATTGTAAAGAGATTAATCGAAACAGAAAGAGATTTAAGAGAAAAAAATGAGTGGCTTAAAAATTTTTTTGAACTCTCGACCAGAATTATTAGTCTTTCAACTGTAGAAAATATAGTTGCAACTGTAGGTGAATATAGCCTTGGGAGTTTGCAATTTTTTCGCATGAGCGTTTATCATGATGGTGATGATAGGACCTTCAGAATCTTGGGGCAGTTTGGGCAAAAAGATGCGCATGAACATCTGCTTTTGAACAGGGCGAAAGAGGATACAAATATTGCTTATAAAATAGAAAATAAAAACATAGTAAAGATAGCGATTCCAGTTGTTTCAGAAGAAAAATGTGAAGGTATTTGTTTTTATGGAATAAAATGCAAAAGCACTTTGAGCGAAGATATTGAATATTATATCAGCCTGTGTAATTTTATAACTATAGCTATAAAAAATGCTATTTATTATTCAAATCTCAAAAAGCAAAAATCAGAAATTGAAGATTTATACGAAAAAAGCACTTACATGAACGAAAAGCTAAGAGAAACTGTGGAAGAATTAAATAAATCAAAAGCAGAACTTGAAAAGAAAAACAAAGAAATTGAGAAGTTTTTTTACGAAACAATCTTGTGTTTGTCTAAAGCAATTGAGTATAAGGATGTGTATACAAAAGGACACTGCGAGAGAGTGCAAAATATTGCTTTAAAGATTGCCGATGAGCTTTCACTTTCACAAGAAGAAAAGGATGTTTTAAAGGTTGCATGTTTGCTTCATGACATAGGGAAGATTGGTGTAAAAGAGGACATACTCAACAAGAGAGGTTCTTTAGAAGCTCATGAGTATGTAGAAATACAAAAACATCCTTTAATAGGTTATAATATTTTAAAAGATTTAGATTTTACCGAGAGAATCAAAAAGGTTGTGCTTCAGCACCATGAAAGGGTGGATGGCAGGGGTTATCCATTTGGACTGAAAGATAAAGAGATAGACCTTCTTGCCAAGATTGTAGCTGTTGCCGATGCATATGATGCAATGACCTCTGATAGACCCTACAGAAAAGCTTTTGATAAGGAGACAGCGCTAAGCGAGATGAAAAGATGTGCCGGCAGCCAGTTTGATACTACTATAGTAGAAAAACTGCTTAATTTAGCACAAAAAGGTTTAGTGATGTTTTTATAG